From a region of the Hemibagrus wyckioides isolate EC202008001 linkage group LG14, SWU_Hwy_1.0, whole genome shotgun sequence genome:
- the plex9.1 gene encoding DNA polymerase III PolC-type has protein sequence MCFLWFQPFSMFQRLFSRRFHGVTQGDEETLVFFDLETTGLNIYECDIVQLSAISGERIFNVYIFPRCPIDYGASRVTGLTTRRQTLLLHGQPVETVPLREALKLFISFLKAFSRPVLVGHNCKRFDCPVLQRILKEFNLLEEFQDVVSCYLDTLALSREMFPLPKYSQPFLVQHFLQKTYGAHDATEDVRALQELYRFWRPRTDLENRHKFIL, from the exons ATGTGTTTTTTGTGGTTTCAGCCCTTCAGCATGTTCCAGAGACTCTTCTCCAGGCGCTTCCACG GTGTAACTCAGGGCGATGAAGAGACGCTGGTGTTTTTTGACCTGGAAACTACAGGCTTAA ACATCTATGAATGTGATATAGTTCAGCTGTCAGCCATCAGTGGAGAGAGGATCTTTAATGTCTACATTTTTCCTCGGTGCCCTATAGACTACGGTGCTTCCAGAGTTACAGGCCTGACCACACGCAGACAGACACTGCTCCTACACGGACAGCCAGTGGAAACAGTCCCACTAAGAGAGGCTCTTAAGTTATTCATCTCCTTCCTTAAAGCCTTCAGCAGACCAGTTCTGGTGGGCCACAACTGTAAACGCTTTGACTGCCCTGTCCTGCAACGAATCCTGAAAGAGTTCAATCTGCTGGAGGAGTTTCAGGATGTAGTGTCATGTTACCTGGACACTCTGGCACTCAGTAGGGAGATGTTTCCACTCCCGAAATATTCTCAGCCCTTCCTGGTCCAGCATTTCCTTCAAAAAACCTATGGAGCTCATGATGCTACTGAGGATGTGCGAGCTTTACAGGAGCTCTATAGATTTTGGAGGCCAAGAACAGACTTGGAAAATCGGCACAAGTTTATTTTATAG